In Novipirellula caenicola, one genomic interval encodes:
- a CDS encoding RNA polymerase sigma factor: MESTPASSDDTLDQRLRSRLEAQFADAHGELIGTLFYLVGNHEDARDALQETFLKCWRHRQQMDQVSNLRAWVFRIALNTGRDCRKAAWNRRRQPILEETEMVSTADSPDAALLRAEQLSVLQAQVLRLREEEREVFLLRQNGEMTYEQIAEAMSLPIGTVKTRMRIAIRQLRESVGGQS, translated from the coding sequence ATGGAATCAACGCCCGCAAGTTCTGATGACACGCTCGACCAGCGGCTCCGATCGCGTTTGGAGGCCCAGTTTGCCGATGCGCACGGAGAACTGATCGGGACGTTGTTCTATTTGGTCGGAAATCACGAGGATGCTCGCGATGCGCTGCAGGAAACGTTCCTGAAGTGTTGGCGGCATCGTCAGCAGATGGATCAGGTCTCGAATTTGAGGGCTTGGGTGTTTCGCATCGCGTTGAACACCGGCCGCGATTGTCGCAAAGCCGCCTGGAATCGGCGGCGACAGCCAATCTTGGAGGAAACCGAAATGGTCTCGACCGCCGACTCACCCGACGCCGCACTGCTGAGAGCCGAACAGCTCTCGGTGCTGCAGGCCCAAGTTCTCCGGCTTCGCGAGGAAGAACGCGAGGTCTTTCTGCTTCGCCAAAACGGCGAGATGACCTACGAGCAGATTGCCGAAGCTATGTCGCTGCCGATCGGCACCGTCAAAACGCGAATGCGAATCGCCATCCGCCAACTGCGTGAATCAGTGGGAGGCCAATCATGA
- the rsmH gene encoding 16S rRNA (cytosine(1402)-N(4))-methyltransferase RsmH encodes MSNEEAEPSEIDTCHVSVMPDEVVYWVANPEVATTPPKVVIDGTYGGGGHSRLLLKAISDDGARVIGLDRDPAVSARVASETHDPRLTVFLASYEQAAKALDQFDLTTADAMVLDLGLSSDQLADRERGFSYTVDGPLDLRFDPENGVPASRWLAQHDEKQIADAIYQYGEERFSRRIARAIVAKQRERQPISTVNELVEICRRCVPRSRNHDIHPATRTFQALRIAVNDELGILERTLRDAPDWIAPGGRMVIISFHSLEDRIVKNAFRDDDRWEVLTKKPLRPSESEVAHNPRSRSAKLRVARRR; translated from the coding sequence TTGTCCAACGAAGAAGCTGAGCCGAGCGAAATCGATACGTGTCACGTTTCGGTGATGCCGGACGAGGTGGTGTATTGGGTCGCCAATCCTGAGGTGGCGACGACGCCGCCAAAGGTGGTGATCGATGGGACCTATGGTGGCGGCGGTCACTCGCGATTGTTGCTCAAAGCGATCAGCGACGATGGTGCTCGCGTGATTGGACTGGACCGCGATCCAGCCGTCAGCGCTCGGGTGGCGAGCGAGACGCATGATCCTCGGCTGACCGTATTTTTGGCCAGCTACGAGCAGGCCGCCAAGGCGCTTGACCAATTTGATCTGACGACCGCTGACGCCATGGTGTTGGATCTCGGATTGTCGAGCGACCAATTGGCTGATCGCGAGCGAGGGTTTAGCTACACGGTCGACGGACCGTTGGATTTGCGATTCGATCCTGAAAACGGAGTCCCTGCAAGTCGCTGGTTGGCTCAACACGACGAGAAGCAAATTGCCGACGCGATCTATCAATATGGTGAAGAGCGTTTCAGTCGCCGAATTGCTCGGGCGATCGTGGCAAAACAACGCGAGCGGCAACCGATTAGCACGGTCAACGAGTTGGTCGAAATCTGTCGTCGCTGTGTTCCACGCAGCCGCAATCACGATATTCACCCCGCGACGCGGACGTTCCAGGCACTGCGGATCGCGGTGAACGACGAGTTGGGGATTTTGGAGCGGACGCTTCGTGATGCGCCCGATTGGATTGCGCCCGGTGGCCGGATGGTAATCATCAGTTTCCATTCGCTCGAAGACCGAATCGTGAAAAACGCGTTTCGCGACGACGATCGCTGGGAAGTGTTGACGAAAAAGCCGCTTCGGCCCAGCGAATCCGAGGTCGCCCATAATCCACGCAGCCGCAGCGCCAAACTGCGAGTTGCCCGCCGACGCTAA
- a CDS encoding sugar phosphate isomerase/epimerase family protein has translation MKKQTLLPRRRVLQLGATSIAGLAMMRTSTADDVKPADKPWLRKTLKIGMIGVKGSLTEKFAAAKQAGFEGVELNAPGFNVDEANAAAKETGLIIDGTVGADHWGVRHTDADPQTRAKALASLRKGLEQTAAVGADTMLLVPGRGSDGTAEEVYKRAVDNIRQALPDAEKLGVSILMENVWNEMFYDPNGGTDQTADAFAAFIDEFDSPWVGAQFDIGNHWKFGDPAAWIRTLDKRIKKLDIKGFSRETGKFTKITEGDIDWPSVKQALRDIKFTGWLAAEVGGGDLDRLKEVSRNLDKALQCNESVASVG, from the coding sequence ATGAAAAAACAAACTCTCCTGCCGCGTCGTCGTGTCCTGCAACTTGGTGCCACCTCGATCGCGGGTTTGGCGATGATGCGTACGTCAACGGCGGACGATGTAAAGCCTGCCGATAAACCTTGGCTTCGCAAGACGCTGAAGATTGGCATGATTGGCGTCAAAGGATCGCTCACCGAAAAGTTCGCCGCGGCAAAGCAAGCGGGCTTTGAAGGGGTTGAGTTAAATGCGCCTGGATTCAATGTCGACGAAGCCAACGCGGCCGCCAAAGAAACCGGTTTGATCATTGACGGAACCGTGGGTGCGGATCACTGGGGTGTCCGTCACACCGACGCCGATCCACAAACGCGAGCCAAAGCGCTGGCCAGTCTTCGCAAGGGGCTCGAGCAAACCGCAGCCGTTGGGGCGGACACAATGTTGTTGGTTCCCGGCCGTGGTTCTGATGGGACGGCTGAAGAGGTTTACAAGCGAGCGGTCGACAACATCCGTCAAGCGCTTCCGGATGCCGAGAAGTTGGGCGTTTCGATTTTGATGGAGAACGTTTGGAATGAAATGTTCTACGACCCCAACGGCGGGACAGACCAGACGGCCGACGCATTCGCTGCGTTCATTGACGAATTTGATTCGCCTTGGGTCGGTGCTCAGTTTGACATCGGCAACCACTGGAAATTTGGTGACCCTGCGGCTTGGATTCGCACGCTTGATAAGCGAATCAAGAAGCTCGACATCAAAGGGTTTTCGCGTGAAACGGGCAAGTTCACCAAGATCACCGAAGGCGATATCGATTGGCCGAGTGTGAAGCAGGCGCTTCGCGACATCAAGTTCACTGGTTGGTTGGCAGCCGAAGTCGGCGGTGGCGATCTGGATCGATTGAAAGAAGTGAGCCGTAATTTGGACAAGGCACTGCAATGCAACGAGTCCGTCGCCAGCGTCGGTTGA